One window from the genome of Treponema sp. OMZ 838 encodes:
- a CDS encoding MptD family putative ECF transporter S component, whose protein sequence is METKNNHWKISYFVLIGLMAAIYAAVIYGVGMLTSVTIPVMHVFAPSMTGILMGPIVLFVVKTVRRFGVLTLLAGLGVALFTLTGMGSINCLIFVVIIGLIADVIITKTGFKTLSIGIGHGLTQAAYFTGGAFPFLFFLERELAKWQEMGMSREEILEYVHYFTGTFAVIGIVSAIIFGIAGIYIGKLILKRHFKDMK, encoded by the coding sequence ATGGAAACAAAAAACAATCACTGGAAAATCAGTTACTTTGTTTTAATCGGTTTAATGGCGGCGATTTATGCAGCCGTTATTTATGGGGTCGGAATGCTGACGTCTGTTACTATCCCCGTTATGCACGTGTTTGCGCCCAGTATGACGGGAATTCTCATGGGGCCTATCGTGCTTTTTGTTGTAAAGACTGTCCGGCGATTCGGCGTATTGACGCTGCTTGCCGGTTTGGGCGTTGCGCTTTTTACGCTGACCGGAATGGGAAGTATTAACTGTTTAATTTTTGTCGTCATTATAGGCTTGATAGCTGATGTAATTATCACAAAAACAGGATTCAAAACACTTTCAATCGGTATCGGTCACGGACTGACGCAGGCTGCCTATTTTACCGGAGGCGCGTTTCCCTTCCTTTTCTTTTTGGAACGAGAATTAGCAAAGTGGCAGGAAATGGGAATGAGCCGGGAAGAGATACTTGAATATGTACACTATTTTACCGGAACTTTCGCCGTAATCGGCATCGTATCTGCTATCATTTTCGGTATTGCAGGTATCTATATCGGCAAGCTCATTTTAAAACGGCACTTTAAGGATATGAAGTAG
- a CDS encoding ABC transporter ATP-binding protein, translated as MRFKDFVKEHIPVYSVSVALAIASVFFGLLPYYAVYRLLLRIVQGCNGRTVLWYALLILLSLALEILMHCLSTALSHKTAFSILKKVRLSITEKMMRMPLGYMQAKGSGYFHSLLIDSLEHLEYPLAHAIPETTSNVLLPVSVIALLFSFDWRMGLSLLVPAGLTLLFYLPMYIGIMNEFAATYYTMLETMNGRVIEYIRGNKEIKIFGREDAALSKYDTSIDEYKTATLHLYNRMYIAASPSIVVLSSLLASVLSVGGFLYCTGSLSAYLYLFSVLVSVGIGTSLLKFTEFMDNFYYIKNGERLIDEVLSAPELQEPDTAARSIPSNEIALQHVSFAYEDVQVLHDISLVFPEKTKTAIVGPSGSGKTTVANLIARFWDVREGSLTIGGVAYRDISLDELMRRVSYVTQDTFLFNMSILENIRLGKSDASDEEVIEAAKKAYCHEFICALENGYDTMAGDDGAKLSGGQRQRIIIARAMLRNASVLILDEATAYADMENQQKIQKSLEQLCKDKTLILIAHRLSTVTCCDQIIVMNNGTVAATGTHSELLRTSPLYAKLWDTHEQSRNWKLERGKGNTVC; from the coding sequence ATGCGATTTAAGGATTTTGTAAAAGAACATATTCCGGTTTATAGTGTTTCTGTGGCTCTGGCGATTGCTTCCGTGTTTTTCGGGTTGTTGCCGTATTATGCGGTGTACCGGCTGCTGCTGCGTATTGTGCAGGGCTGCAATGGGCGAACGGTGTTGTGGTATGCGCTGTTGATTTTGCTGTCGCTTGCGCTCGAAATATTGATGCACTGTCTTTCAACCGCTCTTTCGCATAAGACGGCGTTTTCTATTTTGAAAAAAGTGCGGCTTTCCATTACGGAAAAAATGATGCGTATGCCGCTGGGCTACATGCAAGCAAAAGGGAGTGGCTACTTTCACAGTCTCTTGATTGACAGCCTCGAGCATCTCGAATATCCGCTTGCGCATGCAATCCCCGAAACGACTTCAAACGTCCTGCTGCCTGTCAGTGTTATCGCATTACTTTTCAGCTTTGATTGGCGGATGGGACTTTCACTATTGGTACCTGCGGGATTGACCTTGCTTTTCTATCTTCCGATGTATATCGGCATTATGAACGAGTTTGCCGCAACCTATTATACAATGCTTGAAACGATGAACGGGCGCGTTATCGAATATATCCGTGGGAATAAAGAAATAAAAATTTTCGGACGGGAAGATGCGGCGCTTTCAAAATATGACACCTCCATTGATGAGTATAAAACCGCAACGCTGCATCTTTATAACAGAATGTATATTGCCGCTTCTCCTTCAATCGTTGTGCTCTCTTCGCTTTTAGCAAGCGTGCTGAGTGTCGGCGGTTTTTTATACTGCACCGGAAGTTTGAGCGCGTACTTGTATTTGTTTTCCGTGTTGGTGTCCGTCGGAATCGGTACGTCTCTTTTAAAGTTCACGGAATTTATGGATAACTTTTACTATATTAAAAATGGTGAGCGCCTTATCGACGAAGTTCTTTCCGCTCCGGAATTGCAGGAACCGGATACAGCCGCCCGCAGCATACCGAGTAATGAAATTGCGCTGCAGCATGTTTCTTTTGCTTATGAAGATGTGCAGGTGCTGCACGATATTTCACTGGTATTCCCTGAAAAAACAAAGACGGCGATTGTCGGTCCTTCCGGTTCCGGCAAAACGACTGTCGCCAATCTTATTGCGCGGTTTTGGGATGTGCGGGAAGGAAGTCTGACCATAGGCGGTGTTGCGTATCGGGATATATCGTTGGATGAACTGATGCGGCGGGTCAGCTATGTAACGCAAGACACCTTTTTATTCAATATGTCTATTTTAGAAAACATACGGCTTGGGAAATCCGATGCGTCTGATGAGGAAGTAATTGAAGCGGCAAAGAAAGCGTATTGTCATGAGTTTATCTGTGCGTTGGAAAACGGTTACGATACAATGGCGGGAGATGACGGAGCGAAATTATCGGGAGGACAGCGGCAGCGGATTATTATTGCGCGTGCAATGCTGCGGAATGCGTCGGTGTTAATTCTTGACGAAGCGACCGCCTATGCGGATATGGAAAATCAGCAAAAGATACAAAAGTCGCTTGAACAATTGTGTAAAGATAAGACACTTATTTTAATTGCTCACCGGCTGTCGACGGTTACCTGCTGCGATCAAATTATCGTGATGAATAACGGAACGGTCGCAGCAACGGGAACACACAGCGAACTTTTAAGAACCTCGCCGCTGTATGCAAAGCTGTGGGACACACACGAGCAAAGCCGCAACTGGAAGCTGGAGAGGGGAAAGGGGAATACGGTATGTTAA
- a CDS encoding N-6 DNA methylase, whose translation MFALAETLEEERLTHAVNTAIEHKARLGQYFTPYPIARFMASLFPVTDQKIRLLDPGAGIGALSCTFLERIRQENWKAPDISVSAYDIDELVLQTLEKNIAYACFNKPDYEIISEDFLTKTAFEYTWNINKTYTHVIMNPPYKKIATHSMERHAARVFGLETVNLYTAFIGAAIAITEELGHIVAIIPRSFCNGVYYKPFREFILKHCAIKHIHLFKSRSKAFKDEAVLQENIIIMLQKNVQQEKVSVSYCTDESFADFKVFDADFSQILNPFDKEKYLHIPEEKKIHTETFSSYSTLKDLHINVSTGPVVDFRKWDILLQDYQNGACPLIYPLHLRHFRLEWPKQSKKTNAILYSEDVAKLVFPKGFYVAVKRFSTKEEPKRIIASLITPQDFITDGITFENHLNIFHINKTSLSEDISYGLICWLNSTYIDRNFRLFSGHTQVNATDLRNIPYPNLQKLKELGKQLQQSNQWNQPLFDSLVESIALCN comes from the coding sequence GATCAAAAAATACGGTTGCTCGATCCCGGAGCTGGTATCGGAGCACTTTCCTGCACTTTTTTAGAACGGATTCGGCAGGAAAACTGGAAAGCGCCGGATATTTCTGTTTCTGCGTACGACATTGATGAATTGGTATTGCAAACATTAGAGAAAAATATAGCATATGCATGTTTTAATAAACCCGATTATGAAATAATTTCCGAAGATTTCCTTACAAAAACGGCATTTGAATACACATGGAATATAAACAAGACATATACCCATGTTATTATGAATCCGCCCTATAAAAAAATAGCAACTCATTCTATGGAACGTCATGCCGCTCGTGTTTTTGGTCTTGAGACGGTCAATTTATACACTGCCTTTATCGGAGCCGCTATTGCAATTACTGAAGAATTGGGGCATATTGTTGCTATTATTCCAAGAAGCTTTTGTAATGGTGTTTATTATAAACCCTTTCGAGAGTTTATTTTGAAACACTGTGCAATAAAACATATCCATCTGTTTAAGTCGCGAAGTAAAGCATTTAAGGATGAAGCGGTTTTGCAGGAAAATATTATTATTATGCTGCAAAAAAATGTACAGCAAGAAAAAGTAAGCGTATCTTATTGCACTGATGAGTCGTTTGCAGATTTTAAAGTATTTGATGCTGATTTCTCTCAAATTCTTAATCCATTTGATAAAGAAAAATACTTGCATATTCCCGAAGAAAAAAAGATTCATACGGAAACATTTTCCAGTTATTCAACTTTGAAAGATTTACATATCAATGTTTCTACCGGACCGGTTGTAGATTTCAGAAAATGGGATATTTTACTACAAGACTATCAAAACGGAGCTTGCCCTCTGATATATCCTCTTCATTTACGACATTTCCGTCTTGAATGGCCAAAGCAATCAAAAAAAACTAATGCAATTTTATATTCTGAAGATGTTGCTAAATTAGTGTTCCCGAAAGGTTTTTATGTTGCAGTAAAGCGCTTTTCAACAAAAGAAGAACCCAAGCGTATTATTGCTTCACTTATTACGCCGCAAGATTTTATAACTGATGGTATTACATTTGAAAATCACCTGAATATTTTTCATATAAATAAAACTTCATTATCTGAGGATATTTCATACGGTTTAATTTGTTGGCTTAATTCAACGTATATTGATAGAAATTTTCGACTATTTAGCGGTCATACCCAAGTAAATGCAACAGATTTACGAAATATCCCGTATCCTAATCTACAGAAATTAAAAGAGCTGGGAAAACAGCTGCAACAATCAAATCAATGGAATCAACCGCTTTTTGATTCACTTGTGGAGTCTATCGCATTATGCAACTAA